Proteins from one Bacteriovorax sp. BAL6_X genomic window:
- a CDS encoding SAM-dependent methyltransferase, whose amino-acid sequence MAKQSKYGTLYLIATPIDEQNPLDTTALNLLKSGIASREQSLFLIEDLKPCRRRWIRFGLDRDIIEDFILFNEHTQVEIENEIISKIQSGKNAYLMSDGGLPAFCDPGQKLVKRCHELGVRVTCTPHSNSISLAVALSGIDCANFTFAGFPPRRPEERKEFLKNLAKVNMPKVLMDTPYRLTRLLEESVEVFGDRIAFIGMELNGEDEELKYGKLSKLLKEVSGLKKEFILIIK is encoded by the coding sequence ATGGCTAAACAAAGTAAATACGGAACTCTCTATTTAATTGCAACTCCAATTGATGAGCAAAATCCTCTTGATACGACAGCTTTAAATTTATTAAAGTCTGGCATTGCTAGTCGAGAGCAAAGTCTCTTTTTGATCGAAGATTTGAAGCCTTGTCGAAGGCGTTGGATTCGTTTTGGACTTGATCGCGATATTATTGAAGACTTTATTCTCTTTAATGAACACACTCAAGTTGAGATTGAAAATGAAATCATTTCAAAGATACAAAGTGGTAAGAACGCTTATCTCATGAGTGATGGAGGGCTTCCAGCATTTTGTGATCCTGGCCAAAAACTTGTTAAGAGATGTCATGAGCTAGGTGTTCGTGTGACTTGTACTCCTCATAGTAATTCGATCTCACTTGCAGTTGCCCTCTCAGGTATTGATTGTGCAAATTTCACATTTGCTGGCTTTCCGCCTCGTAGGCCTGAGGAGCGTAAGGAGTTTTTGAAGAACTTGGCCAAGGTAAATATGCCTAAGGTTCTAATGGATACCCCTTACCGCTTAACGAGACTTCTTGAAGAATCTGTTGAAGTCTTCGGAGATCGAATCGCATTTATCGGCATGGAACTTAATGGAGAAGATGAAGAGCTTAAATATGGTAAGTTGTCGAAATTACTAAAAGAAGTTTCGGGGCTAAAGAAAGAGTTCATTCTTATTATTAAGTAA
- a CDS encoding type 2 isopentenyl-diphosphate Delta-isomerase: MKRDNLEAQATSDRKLEHIKLTDAAQTAQILADKRFYYEPLFSGNREVHDLSLNFAGHQLELPIWVSSMTGGTGVAAKINENLARACADFGIGMGLGSCRKLLSKEGRSQYFSDFDISKYTGKSPFYANLGVAQLEELIEDGELYRAKEVVELLGANGLIIHINPAQEWFQPEGDIIKRSPLEIITICLEEFDFPIIVKEVGQGMGPKSLAALMQLELAAIEFAAFGGTNFSKLEFIRNSNDLSIHEPLCHVGHTALEMVNMSNQIIDQLGEQVRCKNFIISGGIKSYIDGFYLCSLSKGNAIFGMASEFLKTAMVDYESVSRQITQIKAGLAFANSYLSVRSEN, from the coding sequence ATGAAAAGAGACAATTTAGAGGCCCAGGCCACGAGTGATCGTAAGCTTGAGCATATCAAATTAACGGATGCTGCTCAGACAGCACAAATCTTAGCTGATAAGCGCTTTTACTATGAGCCACTTTTTAGTGGTAATAGAGAAGTGCACGATCTCAGTCTTAACTTTGCTGGACATCAACTAGAATTACCTATTTGGGTATCATCAATGACTGGTGGAACAGGGGTTGCTGCAAAGATTAATGAAAATCTTGCACGGGCCTGCGCTGACTTTGGCATTGGAATGGGACTAGGCTCATGTCGAAAACTTCTTTCTAAGGAAGGTCGTAGTCAATACTTCAGCGACTTTGATATTTCTAAGTATACAGGTAAATCTCCATTTTATGCCAATCTTGGTGTGGCCCAATTAGAAGAGCTGATTGAAGATGGTGAACTTTATCGCGCCAAAGAGGTTGTTGAGCTACTTGGTGCTAATGGCCTAATTATTCACATAAATCCGGCCCAAGAATGGTTTCAACCTGAAGGTGACATAATTAAACGCTCTCCGCTAGAGATTATTACGATCTGTTTAGAAGAGTTTGATTTTCCAATTATCGTCAAAGAAGTAGGACAGGGGATGGGGCCAAAATCATTGGCCGCACTTATGCAATTGGAGCTGGCCGCAATAGAATTTGCTGCCTTTGGTGGAACTAATTTTTCTAAACTCGAATTTATTAGAAATTCCAATGATTTATCTATTCATGAACCTCTGTGTCATGTTGGCCATACTGCCCTCGAAATGGTAAATATGAGCAATCAGATTATCGATCAATTAGGAGAGCAGGTAAGGTGTAAGAACTTTATTATCTCGGGTGGTATTAAATCATATATTGATGGTTTCTACCTATGTAGTCTCTCAAAAGGAAATGCCATCTTTGGTATGGCCAGTGAGTTCTTAAAAACAGCAATGGTTGATTATGAAAGTGTAAGTCGACAGATTACACAAATAAAAGCAGGTCTAGCATTTGCTAATTCATACCTTAGTGTAAGGAGTGAAAATTGA
- a CDS encoding hydroxymethylglutaryl-CoA reductase, degradative, whose translation MKLIQGFSKLTKEQKVDFISKNLENGSKEQILSFWHQDQKLQNTFDEFSENTISNFFLPYGVVPNFVINQKVYNVPMVIEESSVVAALSKAAKFWSSRGGFKAEIIGSEKIGQVHFVYEGDKAQLKEFFNNGRIDILNSLTPLTINMDKRGGGIRSIELVDLTDKEENYYQIKMAFETCDAMGANFINSVLEAVGKYLEKSLGEHVQVIMCILSNYTPNCKARAWVECSIEDLNEKSLGMDAKTFAQKFARAVRIAHIDPHRATTHNKGIFNGIDGVVIATGNDFRAVEACGHTYAARDGQYRSLTNCKIEGDKFLFEIEIPLALGTVGGLTKLHPLAKMSLDILERPSANELMMITASVGLAQNFAALKSLVTSGIQKGHMKMHLMNILGQLEASDEEKEKIADYFTDKVVSFSAVREQLESLRN comes from the coding sequence TTGAAATTGATTCAAGGTTTTTCAAAACTAACAAAAGAGCAGAAAGTAGACTTTATCTCAAAGAATCTTGAGAATGGTTCAAAAGAACAGATCCTCTCTTTCTGGCATCAAGATCAAAAATTACAAAATACATTTGATGAATTCTCTGAGAATACCATCTCAAACTTCTTCTTACCTTATGGTGTGGTACCTAATTTTGTTATAAATCAAAAAGTCTATAACGTACCAATGGTTATTGAGGAAAGCTCTGTTGTTGCGGCACTATCAAAGGCCGCAAAGTTTTGGAGCTCGCGTGGTGGTTTTAAGGCCGAGATTATTGGTAGTGAGAAAATTGGTCAAGTGCACTTTGTTTACGAAGGTGACAAGGCCCAGCTTAAAGAGTTCTTTAATAATGGAAGAATCGACATTCTAAACTCTCTTACTCCATTAACAATTAATATGGATAAAAGAGGTGGTGGGATTCGTTCGATCGAGTTAGTAGATCTAACAGATAAGGAAGAAAACTACTATCAAATCAAGATGGCATTTGAAACTTGTGATGCAATGGGGGCCAACTTCATTAATTCAGTTTTAGAAGCTGTTGGGAAGTATTTAGAAAAAAGTCTAGGGGAGCATGTACAAGTTATTATGTGTATCCTTTCTAATTATACGCCTAATTGTAAGGCCCGTGCATGGGTTGAGTGTTCAATTGAAGACTTAAATGAAAAAAGTCTTGGAATGGATGCAAAAACTTTTGCACAAAAATTTGCTCGTGCAGTTCGCATTGCTCACATTGATCCACACCGTGCAACTACTCACAACAAAGGTATCTTTAATGGTATCGATGGTGTTGTTATCGCGACAGGAAATGATTTTAGGGCCGTAGAGGCCTGTGGCCATACTTATGCTGCAAGAGACGGACAATATCGCTCTTTAACTAATTGTAAAATTGAAGGTGATAAGTTCTTATTTGAAATTGAAATTCCGCTAGCACTGGGAACTGTTGGTGGTTTAACAAAGCTGCATCCATTAGCGAAGATGTCACTTGATATTTTAGAGCGGCCAAGTGCTAACGAGTTAATGATGATTACAGCAAGTGTAGGTCTTGCTCAAAATTTTGCGGCCTTAAAGAGTTTAGTGACAAGCGGTATTCAAAAAGGTCATATGAAGATGCACCTGATGAATATTTTGGGACAGCTTGAAGCAAGTGATGAAGAGAAAGAAAAAATTGCAGACTACTTTACGGACAAGGTTGTTTCGTTCAGTGCAGTTAGAGAACAACTAGAGAGTTTAAGAAACTAA
- a CDS encoding GYDIA family GHMP kinase: MNTTHTSNTILKYLEGEQFLELPKNGQLYFGHGKLLLSGEYFVLDGAQALGLPTTVGQSLRVQYSASFDPKLYWKSYDPAGNLWFEVIFEFWHFNILNDNPTKEMMVLQQMLRQARKQNKHFLRDGVDVHVVTQLGFPLEWGLGSSSTLIHNIADWAMVSPFELAFNTLGGSGYDIACAQSDDPLIYQKSGDGPKWSPVEFNPSFKNNLYFIYLGHKKNSRDAIEYYNQLRPHSPEIINTISELSNQIASAKTQEEFNFLIRAHEEIIGKQLKLKPIKQEAFSDFDGEIKSLGAWGGDFILASTMNNRRYVSNYFEEKGLKVIIPYRDLIVDNEPKVEANNVH, translated from the coding sequence ATGAACACAACACACACAAGCAACACAATTTTAAAATATTTGGAAGGTGAACAATTTCTTGAACTTCCAAAGAACGGCCAACTATACTTTGGTCATGGAAAGCTACTTTTATCTGGAGAGTATTTTGTTTTAGACGGTGCTCAGGCACTTGGTCTACCAACGACTGTTGGACAGTCTCTTCGCGTTCAATACTCAGCTTCTTTTGACCCAAAATTATATTGGAAATCATATGATCCTGCAGGGAACCTATGGTTTGAAGTGATCTTTGAATTCTGGCACTTCAATATCTTAAATGACAACCCAACCAAGGAGATGATGGTTCTGCAACAGATGCTTAGACAAGCTCGAAAGCAGAATAAGCACTTCTTAAGAGATGGAGTTGATGTACATGTTGTTACTCAACTTGGATTTCCTCTTGAGTGGGGCCTAGGTTCATCTTCAACTTTAATTCATAATATTGCTGACTGGGCGATGGTGTCACCATTTGAGCTTGCATTTAACACTCTTGGCGGCTCTGGTTATGATATTGCTTGTGCGCAAAGTGATGATCCACTTATCTATCAAAAAAGTGGTGATGGGCCAAAGTGGTCACCGGTTGAATTCAATCCATCTTTTAAAAATAATCTATACTTTATTTACTTAGGTCATAAGAAAAACTCGCGTGATGCTATTGAGTACTATAATCAATTGCGTCCGCATTCGCCGGAGATCATCAATACGATCAGTGAGTTATCTAATCAGATTGCTTCTGCTAAGACGCAGGAAGAATTTAACTTTTTAATCCGTGCCCATGAAGAAATTATCGGTAAACAACTTAAGCTTAAACCTATTAAACAAGAGGCCTTTAGCGACTTTGATGGAGAAATTAAGTCTCTTGGTGCGTGGGGCGGTGACTTCATTCTTGCTTCAACTATGAATAATAGAAGGTACGTTTCTAATTACTTCGAGGAAAAAGGCCTAAAGGTCATCATTCCTTACCGTGATTTAATTGTCGATAATGAACCAAAAGTTGAAGCTAATAATGTCCACTAA
- the mvaD gene encoding diphosphomevalonate decarboxylase has product MNYKINKLNDGHSFKVKSPSNIALIKYWGKYGEQLPSNPSLSITLDNAHTLTTYKISKSDKFELNFKFESMSNEKFQARVEKFFNRAVEFFPFINECRIEMDSMNSFPHSSGIASSAASMSNFASALCEIEKVVTEEDHDEEYYQKKASFMARLGSGSASRSLFPKMSIWGKSVQGSSQEYAIGLDSYDKSFEGICDSIAIVSASEKAVSSSAGHALMNTHPFAKTRFLNACNNFNSLCFALSRGDFKSFAEIVEAEALELHGLMMNSKPSFILMEPNTLAIIAKIRDFRGQTGAKICFTLDAGPNVHILYLKEDEAKVRQFIEEEVRGLCHNNVVIHDHMGNGIEVEYLSRDS; this is encoded by the coding sequence ATGAATTATAAAATAAATAAATTAAACGACGGTCACTCTTTTAAAGTAAAGAGTCCTTCTAATATTGCGTTGATTAAGTACTGGGGAAAGTATGGAGAGCAGCTACCTTCAAATCCTTCTCTTAGTATTACTCTTGATAATGCCCATACTTTGACTACTTATAAGATTTCAAAATCGGATAAGTTTGAATTAAATTTTAAGTTTGAATCAATGAGTAATGAGAAGTTCCAGGCACGAGTTGAAAAGTTTTTTAACCGAGCAGTTGAGTTCTTCCCATTTATCAATGAATGTCGAATTGAAATGGATTCAATGAATTCATTTCCTCATTCTTCTGGAATTGCTTCCTCTGCAGCGTCGATGTCAAACTTTGCTAGTGCACTTTGTGAGATTGAAAAGGTTGTTACTGAAGAAGACCACGATGAAGAATACTACCAAAAGAAGGCCTCTTTTATGGCCCGTCTAGGTTCAGGTAGTGCATCTCGTTCTCTTTTTCCAAAAATGTCGATCTGGGGTAAGTCCGTTCAGGGAAGCTCTCAAGAATATGCTATAGGTTTAGATAGTTATGATAAGTCATTTGAAGGAATTTGTGACTCTATTGCTATTGTAAGCGCTAGTGAGAAGGCGGTAAGCTCTAGTGCTGGCCATGCTCTGATGAATACACATCCATTCGCAAAAACTCGTTTTTTAAATGCTTGTAATAATTTTAACTCACTTTGCTTTGCCTTGAGTCGTGGTGACTTTAAGTCCTTTGCTGAAATTGTTGAGGCCGAGGCCTTGGAATTACACGGCCTAATGATGAACTCGAAACCGTCATTTATTCTGATGGAACCAAATACATTAGCAATTATCGCTAAGATTAGAGATTTTAGAGGACAAACTGGTGCAAAGATTTGTTTCACTCTTGATGCTGGGCCAAATGTACATATACTTTACTTAAAAGAAGATGAGGCCAAAGTTCGCCAATTTATTGAAGAGGAAGTAAGAGGCCTTTGTCATAATAATGTTGTTATCCATGATCACATGGGCAATGGCATTGAAGTGGAATACTTAAGTCGAGATTCATAA
- a CDS encoding mevalonate kinase, with amino-acid sequence MESVGSFSAKILLFGEYSIIRSSKALAMPYSLFDGKLNFPEKQNTGVDSELSAFSQYLKKQNEKGNLSFNFDHQSFSFDISSGIRFKSTIPQGYGVGSSGALCAAVFDRYARISDEQKNDIAFLKDCFKEMESHFHGSSSGVDPLISYLNVPLLIDSKKQLTEVVLKNDSKGPGLFLLNTGRARRTEPLVNLFMEKCSSKDFAYLCDRVLTPISDECIKHYINDDREKLWKEFKELSSFQFEHFNPMIPALYRDLWTEGLESNDFYLKLCGAGGGGFLLGLARDISKLPPQLSSFEIRPV; translated from the coding sequence ATGGAAAGTGTTGGCAGTTTTAGCGCAAAAATTCTTCTCTTTGGTGAGTACTCAATCATTCGCTCGTCAAAAGCGTTAGCGATGCCTTATTCGCTTTTTGATGGGAAACTAAACTTTCCTGAAAAGCAAAACACAGGAGTTGATTCTGAGTTATCTGCATTTTCACAGTACCTAAAGAAACAAAATGAGAAGGGAAATCTAAGTTTTAACTTTGATCATCAATCATTTTCTTTTGATATCTCAAGTGGCATTAGATTTAAGTCAACAATTCCACAAGGCTATGGGGTAGGGAGTTCCGGCGCATTATGCGCTGCTGTTTTTGACCGCTATGCTCGTATTAGCGATGAACAAAAAAATGATATAGCATTTTTAAAAGATTGCTTTAAAGAAATGGAATCCCACTTTCATGGATCTTCATCGGGCGTTGATCCACTAATTAGTTATTTAAATGTACCACTTCTAATTGATAGCAAGAAGCAACTGACTGAAGTTGTTTTAAAAAATGACTCTAAAGGTCCTGGGCTATTTCTTTTAAATACTGGCCGTGCCCGAAGAACAGAACCACTTGTAAACTTATTTATGGAAAAGTGTTCCTCTAAAGACTTCGCATATCTTTGTGATCGTGTTTTAACGCCAATATCTGATGAGTGTATAAAACATTATATTAATGATGATCGTGAAAAGCTTTGGAAGGAGTTTAAAGAGTTATCTTCTTTTCAATTTGAACATTTTAATCCGATGATTCCTGCACTTTACCGAGACCTTTGGACAGAAGGCCTTGAGTCGAATGATTTCTATTTAAAATTATGTGGTGCCGGTGGTGGTGGGTTTCTTCTCGGACTCGCACGCGATATCTCAAAGTTACCACCACAGCTTTCTAGTTTCGAAATTAGACCTGTTTAG
- a CDS encoding enoyl-CoA hydratase/isomerase family protein, with protein sequence MSNFFKYNTLNISLSRQTRTCNVVIANDEQFFNTSTYLNELEHFFDWLTNKIEIHSVVFKFASDDIELFKKEELRFFDEVNLGNTLQQLARLSWGQLLLPQTILWSFQKSACPFSLELAMGGDIRYCAPSFSVTFNQLDKGITPMAGMNTLTNEKANSAKLMQYLLSSQSVGADALIGAGLIGKILYSENELEDIVTRISKQSPTARIQTKRSFNNALIKAMEDELLEEITFANSTLATGDFKNYANEKDFINPRDFARVLKQTPTVAEAI encoded by the coding sequence ATGAGTAATTTCTTTAAGTACAATACACTCAATATTTCACTATCTAGACAAACTCGTACATGTAACGTTGTTATCGCCAACGATGAACAGTTTTTCAATACTTCAACGTACTTAAATGAACTTGAACACTTCTTTGACTGGTTAACTAATAAAATTGAAATTCATTCTGTAGTTTTTAAATTTGCTAGTGATGATATTGAATTATTCAAAAAAGAAGAACTTAGGTTTTTCGATGAAGTAAACCTTGGTAATACCCTACAGCAACTAGCAAGGCTTAGTTGGGGACAACTGTTGTTACCACAGACGATCCTTTGGTCATTTCAGAAATCTGCTTGTCCATTTAGTCTTGAATTAGCAATGGGTGGAGATATTCGCTACTGTGCTCCTTCTTTTAGTGTGACTTTTAATCAACTCGATAAGGGGATCACACCAATGGCCGGAATGAATACTCTTACTAATGAAAAAGCAAATAGTGCAAAGCTTATGCAATACCTATTATCTTCTCAAAGTGTAGGTGCCGATGCTCTTATAGGTGCAGGCCTAATTGGTAAAATACTTTATAGCGAAAATGAACTAGAAGATATTGTGACTCGTATCTCAAAGCAGTCTCCTACAGCAAGAATTCAAACGAAGAGATCATTTAATAACGCCCTTATAAAAGCAATGGAAGATGAACTTTTAGAGGAAATAACTTTTGCTAACTCAACATTGGCCACAGGTGACTTTAAAAACTATGCAAATGAAAAGGACTTCATTAATCCACGCGACTTTGCACGTGTTTTAAAACAAACGCCTACTGTTGCAGAGGCGATCTAA
- a CDS encoding sigma-54 interaction domain protein — protein MKFNIQNYKFFKSYRFPIQEEDKVNAEVITVERENIKHNNVRIDSINLSGLNFICSQKYSIGEKVKIKIATKRLFNNWDFELTGIIIRSFIYCEDVTKTIYGISIEPNSQTTVLKYFLKDFLSHYRTTKLKDKLFQICQNKIKINRDDGVELFSLFQSLIQKTYSGKIIDILNELPSIFRCENYHIFLFDAKTGEFEIERTNSDITPRDHSFHSILKEAYFNKVIINKSFYEKKATGVDVDIKNILMSPIVNHNGESIGIICMSNSVSGGKFNFTMIENIKIIASLISYFYAGKKHTISSEKVENKLPDHFIFSDKSQTGQSIINTLNTIKNTRENLYIHGEVGLGKTAYAHYICGDNNENVIDFNDNEVANHKKLEQISELTNKGIKDFIVRNLEMLSYDEQTTFYNIIRSLKIRIVTIATNDLKALEKNDIILTDLYNLITTVKLNIPPLRLRRAEIVEIAKHYIKYECTKRDMSIKKLSQESINDLEAANWDFNNSTLHAIIIKALLKSEVNEQVLQLNLRTRDTKRIVNSNQSTQLQEYILNTLNSCDKSISYKNTESIFVENLMRKKAS, from the coding sequence TTGAAATTTAATATTCAAAATTATAAATTTTTCAAATCATATCGCTTCCCAATTCAAGAGGAAGATAAAGTAAATGCTGAAGTTATCACAGTAGAGCGAGAAAATATCAAGCATAATAATGTTCGTATTGACTCAATAAATCTATCGGGACTAAACTTCATTTGTTCTCAAAAGTATTCAATTGGCGAGAAAGTAAAAATCAAGATAGCAACCAAAAGGCTATTTAATAACTGGGATTTTGAGCTAACAGGAATAATCATCCGATCATTCATCTACTGTGAGGATGTGACAAAGACTATTTATGGAATTTCAATTGAGCCAAATTCTCAAACAACAGTTTTAAAATACTTTTTGAAAGATTTTTTATCACATTACCGAACTACCAAGCTTAAAGATAAGCTCTTTCAAATCTGCCAAAATAAAATAAAGATCAATCGTGATGATGGGGTTGAATTATTTTCACTTTTTCAAAGCTTAATTCAAAAGACATATAGTGGTAAGATTATCGATATTTTAAATGAGCTTCCTAGTATTTTTCGATGTGAAAACTACCATATCTTTCTCTTTGATGCCAAAACAGGTGAGTTTGAAATTGAAAGAACAAATAGTGACATTACACCGAGGGATCATAGCTTTCACAGTATTCTAAAAGAAGCCTATTTCAATAAAGTTATCATTAACAAAAGTTTTTATGAAAAAAAAGCAACAGGTGTGGATGTCGATATTAAAAATATTTTAATGTCTCCTATCGTTAATCATAATGGAGAAAGTATTGGTATTATCTGTATGTCCAATAGTGTTTCAGGTGGTAAATTTAATTTTACGATGATTGAAAACATAAAGATTATTGCTAGTCTAATCTCTTATTTTTATGCGGGTAAAAAGCATACTATAAGTAGTGAAAAGGTAGAAAATAAACTTCCAGACCACTTCATTTTCAGTGATAAGTCGCAAACCGGCCAATCGATAATTAACACACTAAATACTATTAAGAACACTAGGGAGAATCTCTATATCCACGGAGAAGTAGGCCTTGGAAAAACTGCGTATGCACACTACATTTGTGGCGATAATAATGAAAATGTTATTGATTTTAATGATAATGAAGTTGCCAATCATAAAAAGCTTGAACAAATAAGCGAGCTGACAAATAAGGGAATAAAAGATTTCATCGTTAGAAACCTTGAGATGCTAAGTTACGATGAACAAACAACTTTTTACAATATTATTAGGTCGCTAAAAATAAGAATTGTAACTATTGCTACTAACGATCTAAAAGCACTTGAAAAGAATGACATCATTTTAACAGACCTCTACAATCTCATTACAACGGTAAAACTTAATATTCCACCTCTTCGACTTCGTCGAGCGGAAATTGTTGAAATCGCAAAACACTATATTAAGTATGAGTGCACGAAACGCGATATGAGCATAAAGAAACTCTCACAAGAATCAATAAATGATTTAGAAGCAGCTAACTGGGACTTCAATAATAGTACCCTACATGCAATAATTATTAAGGCCCTTTTAAAGTCTGAGGTAAATGAACAGGTACTCCAACTTAACCTCAGAACGAGGGATACAAAAAGAATTGTAAATAGCAACCAAAGCACTCAACTACAGGAATATATCCTTAACACATTAAATTCATGTGATAAGTCCATTTCTTATAAGAACACTGAAAGTATTTTTGTGGAAAATTTAATGAGAAAAAAAGCTTCTTAG